In the genome of Nitrospira sp., the window GGCTCCACTCCATCGATTGTGCGACCGATCATTACACCCCTTGTATGTTGAGGAGCAACAGCTCGCCTTTCATCTTCGGATGAATCGAGCACTTGAATTCGTACCGACCCGGGCGCTTCACCGTAAAGCGGATCACAGCGTTGGCATTGGGACCCACGAACAGTCCCCCTACTCCTCGCCCATACGTCGTCACTCCACCGGCCTCGACTTCCGTCAGAATGCCTTCAAAGAGCGGCGATTCAAAGTTATGCCGCTCGCTATCTTCATTGTGAATTGTGATGACGGCTGGAACATTCAAGACCAGTGGAGCCTGAGTGGCAATGAAGGTGAAGTCGTGAATCCGCACATCGATCCGTTGCTCGGTCTGAGCATCAGTCTGGGCTGCAAGGCCGATTGCCAGGCAACCACCGAGCACGAACGCTCGCATCCAACTCCGCATGTTGACTCTCTTTTGACTACTCATCGTTCCTCCTTCAGAGATAAGCAAGTGATACTCCAACCCTTCGCTCTACGGTGCTCATATCAGAATACCTTCAGGATGCTCAAAAAGGCCGTCCAGCAAGGCCGCAGCAAGCGAAGAGGCGAGGCGTACGCTTTTCTCACCCGGCCCGCCCCGAGCTGCTCTTAGCAGCTCTTACCCGGTGGTACGTTGAGGCTCTGAGCGATGCGAGAACGCCGCTGGTGGGCTTTTTCAGCATCCTGCTAGATGTGAAGCGCTCGTCCCTGCACCGCGAGCGCTGCTTCCCGGAACGCTTCAGCCAGGGTCGGATGTGCGTGGCAGGTCCTGGCGATGTCCTCGCTGCTCGCGCCGAAGGCCATCGCGGTGGCCGCCTCGGCAATCAAGTCACCGGCTCGAGGCCCGAGGATGTGGACCCCAAGCAGGCGATCGGTCTTTTTATCGGCGAGTACCTTGATGCGCCCCTCGGTCTGGCCCAGGGCTCGCGCGCGGCCGCTCGCAGAAAACGGAAAGACTCCTTTTCGGTAGTCGATCTCCGCCTGTCGAAGCTCCTCCTCCGTCCTTCCAACCGACGCGATTTCTGGGTACGTATAGACCACGCTGGGGATCGCCTCATACTGCACATGTCCGTAGCCGCCTGCGATCGTCTCCACACAGGCGATTCCTTCTTCCGACGCCTTGTGGGCGAGCATCGGGCCACGGATGACATCGCCGATGGCGTAGATGCCGGTTGCGTTCGTAGTGAAGTGCTCGTCCACGGCGATGCGGCCATGCTCGTCAGGCGTGATGCCGACGGTCTCCAGTCCCAGGTTCGCCGTCATCGGGATTCGCCCCACTGCCACCAACAGGCGGTCACAGCTGATGGGCTCTGCCCCTTCGCATTCCACGATACAGTGATCGCCCTCAACCCGTGCCCCCGTCACGCGGCTGCTGAGGCGAAAGTCGAGGCCCTGCCGTTCGAGCATCTGTTTCGCCTCAGCGGCAATCTCCACGTCCATCCCCGAAAGAATGCGGTCCAGATACTCAACGACCGTGACCTTCGCACCGAGCCGACGCCACACGGACCCGAGCTCGATGCCGATATATCCCGCGCCGATGATCACGAGATGGTCCGGCACATCGGGATAGCTGAGTGCCTCGGTGCTCGTGGCAATGCGATCGCCATCGAGCCTGACTCCAGGCAAATTCGCCGGTGTGCTCCCGGTCGCGATCAGAATCCGGCGAGCCCGCAGGGCTACAGTTTCCTTGTCGGTCTCCACGACGACTGCTCCTGGTCCAGAAATCCGTCCGTGCCCGAGGTACCGAACGATCTTATGTTTCCTGAAAAGGCCGTCGACGCCTTTCGTGAGACGATCCACAATTTCATTCTTCCGGCCCAGCATGGTCGAAAGATCGAGTGTCACGTCCGCAAGTCGAATGCCGTGTGCCTTGAAACGCTCACGGGCGGCGACGAAGAGCTCGCTCGACTCGAGCAGCGCCTTACTCGGGATACATCCTACACGGAGACAGGTCCCGCCGAGCGCTGGTTCTCGCTCCACGCAGGCCACGTTCATCCCAAGTTGCGCAGCTCGGATGGCGGCTATGTAGCCTCCGGGACCGGCACCGATGATGATCAAATCATGCTCGCGCTGAGCAGCCATCTTTTCGCTTCCTTTCACCTGGACTGCGCTCCCTTCCTCTTAACCTCAACCTTAACCTTCTTCTAAATTTCGAGGAGGATGCGGGCCGGCTCTTCGATACAGGCCTTGATGTGCTTGAGAAACGTCACAGCCTCGCGGCCGTCCACGATCCGGTGATCATATGTGAGGGCGACGTACATCATGGGGCGGAGCACGACCTGTCCGTCTCGAGCCACTGGTCGGTCCTGAATCACATGCAGCCCAAGGATGCCGCTCTGAGGCGGATTGACGATCGGGGTCGAGAGCAGCGAGCCGTACACTCCACCGTTCGAAATCGTGAAGGTGCCTCCCTGCAGCTCCTCAAGAGTAAGCCGGTTCTCCTGTGCGCGTTGAGCGAAATCGGCGATAGATGTCTCGATTTCAGCAAAGCTCAAACGCTCGACGTTCCGCAACACCGGCACAACCAGACCACGCCCGCTTCCGATCGCGACCGCGATATCGTAATAGTGACGATACAAGATCTCCGAGCCTCTGATCTCGGCGTTCAGCTCCGGAACCAGCTTGAGCGATTCGATCACTGCTTTCACGAAGAAGGACATGAGACCAAGCTTCACAGCGTACCGCTGCTGGAAGCTTTCTTGAAGATCGTGTCTCAAGGCCGTCACTGCCGTCATGTCGATCTCGTTGAACGTCGTGAGGAGAGCGGCAGTCTGTTGAGCCTGTACAAGCCGTTCGGCGACGCGGCGCCGGAGGAGGCTCATGGGTACCGCTTCTTCGTCGCGGCTGCCCAACGGCTGACGTGGCACAGACCTAGGCGGCGCAGCCTTCTCTTCGGAAACTGGCTCGGCAGTGGAAGCAGGTTCCGTTTGGGGCCGATGCTTTTCAAGCTGACGGAGGACGTCTTCTTTGAGCATTCTGCCGCCGGGCCCGGTCGGCGTCGGCTCTTCAACGCCAAGCCGGTGCTCGTGCAAGAGCCGGCGGGCGGACGGCATCACTCGCGTC includes:
- the lpdA gene encoding dihydrolipoyl dehydrogenase produces the protein MAAQREHDLIIIGAGPGGYIAAIRAAQLGMNVACVEREPALGGTCLRVGCIPSKALLESSELFVAARERFKAHGIRLADVTLDLSTMLGRKNEIVDRLTKGVDGLFRKHKIVRYLGHGRISGPGAVVVETDKETVALRARRILIATGSTPANLPGVRLDGDRIATSTEALSYPDVPDHLVIIGAGYIGIELGSVWRRLGAKVTVVEYLDRILSGMDVEIAAEAKQMLERQGLDFRLSSRVTGARVEGDHCIVECEGAEPISCDRLLVAVGRIPMTANLGLETVGITPDEHGRIAVDEHFTTNATGIYAIGDVIRGPMLAHKASEEGIACVETIAGGYGHVQYEAIPSVVYTYPEIASVGRTEEELRQAEIDYRKGVFPFSASGRARALGQTEGRIKVLADKKTDRLLGVHILGPRAGDLIAEAATAMAFGASSEDIARTCHAHPTLAEAFREAALAVQGRALHI
- the odhB gene encoding 2-oxoglutarate dehydrogenase complex dihydrolipoyllysine-residue succinyltransferase codes for the protein MSIELKIPTIGESITEVQIDEWLKSPGETVRQDEPIVALETEKTSLDLPAPVSGVLVKVLKKKGDMAQVGEVIAYLDEAVVPKDTASPAVSGKTTTSTVAPKTLPVSTPDQTRVMPSARRLLHEHRLGVEEPTPTGPGGRMLKEDVLRQLEKHRPQTEPASTAEPVSEEKAAPPRSVPRQPLGSRDEEAVPMSLLRRRVAERLVQAQQTAALLTTFNEIDMTAVTALRHDLQESFQQRYAVKLGLMSFFVKAVIESLKLVPELNAEIRGSEILYRHYYDIAVAIGSGRGLVVPVLRNVERLSFAEIETSIADFAQRAQENRLTLEELQGGTFTISNGGVYGSLLSTPIVNPPQSGILGLHVIQDRPVARDGQVVLRPMMYVALTYDHRIVDGREAVTFLKHIKACIEEPARILLEI